In the genome of Vanacampus margaritifer isolate UIUO_Vmar chromosome 1, RoL_Vmar_1.0, whole genome shotgun sequence, one region contains:
- the LOC144040088 gene encoding amphoterin-induced protein 3, whose product MIARINHVPLVVLLCLFPPTKETCPSMCLCTSDTVSCSASGLTKIPKLLPSISITLDVSHNQMSWLGPGSFNRMSRLENLWMAHNQINNLANGAFQNASSLRYLDLSSNKLQKVEQHYFEGLWRLEELILFNNKITQVEAGTLTGLSSLKKAYFSLNLITQFPFFSIQDRSHPFLSMLDLSSNLITRLPWQDVKALPGLVQRGLYLHNNSFICDCSMYSMFWHWDLRGYDSLRDFTDEHTCSISGEPRDSIRFLRYTRFFNNCTVERPVSLPVTVLLSKVLVSEGKSVRLDCQTSLSSANLSFTWLSPSQGYITQSNVDETLMSLFANGTLEIQAAKVNDSGLYVCTAEDIKEALNATREINVTVLLPEVESYSTGYTTLLGCVVTMVLILIYLYLTPCRCSCCKQPNPPVVPIATYEPANSMPIFSASTADREKSYMNKHVAFMQPMLSEEGPEWTQES is encoded by the coding sequence ATGATCGCCAGAATCAATCACGTTCCTCTTGTGGTGCTCCTCTGTCTCTTCCCCCCCACCAAGGAGACCTGCCCTTCCATGTGTCTTTGCACATCCGACACAGTGAGCTGCAGTGCCAGTGGTCTCACCAAGATACCCAAGTTACTGCCCTCAATCTCCATCACGCTTGATGTCAGTCACAACCAAATGTCCTGGTTGGGTCCGGGCAGCTTCAACAGAATGTCCAGACTGGAAAACTTGTGGATGGCCCACAACCAGATCAACAACTTGGCCAACGGGGCATTTCAGAATGCCTCGAGCCTACGATATCTTGACCTGTCTTCCAACAAGCTCCAAAAGGTGGAGCAGCACTATTTTGAGGGACTGTGGAGGCTGGAGGAGCTCATtctgtttaacaataaaatcacCCAGGTAGAAGCCGGCACACTGACGGGTCTGAGCAGCTTGAAAAAGGCCTACTTCAGCCTCAACCTGATCACACAATTCCCATTCTTCTCCATCCAAGACCGCAGCCACCCTTTCCTGAGCATGCTGGATCTTTCATCCAACCTTATTACCCGCCTGCCATGGCAGGATGTGAAAGCATTGCCGGGATTGGTGCAGCGGGGGCTCTACCTTCATAACAACTCTTTTATTTGCGACTGCTCCATGTACAGCATGTTCTGGCACTGGGACCTCCGAGGGTACGACTCGCTGAGGGATTTCACGGACGAACACACTTGTTCCATCTCCGGAGAACCGCGAGATTCAATCCGGTTCCTGCGATACACTCGCTTTTTCAACAACTGCACCGTGGAAAGGCCCGTGTCGCTGCCAGTGACTGTGCTCCTCTCCAAGGTTTTGGTTTCAGAGGGAAAAAGTGTGCGTCTGGACTGCCAAACATCCTTGAGTAGCGCCAATCTCTCATTTACATGGCTTTCCCCCAGCCAGGGCTACATCACCCAGTCCAACGTTGATGAGACTCTAATGAGCTTGTTTGCCAATGGTACCTTGGAGATCCAAGCAGCCAAGGTCAATGACTCAGGCCTGTATGTGTGCACAGCAGAGGACATTAAAGAGGCACTGAATGCAACCAGAGAAATAAACGTGACGGTGCTCTTGCCTGAAGTAGAGTCGTACAGTACGGGTTACACAACGTTGCTGGGCTGTGTGGTAACTATGGTCCTCATCCTCATATACCTCTACCTCACCCCGTGCCGATGCAGCTGCTGTAAACAGCCCAACCCTCCGGTCGTCCCCATTGCAACATACGAACCAGCCAACTCAATGCCCATTTTCTCCGCCAGCACAGCAGACAGGGAAAAAAGCTACATGAACAAGCATGTAGCATTTATGCAGCCGATGTTGAGTGAGGAAGGACCTGAATGGACACAAGAAAGCTGA